Proteins from a genomic interval of Micromonospora sp. NBC_00389:
- a CDS encoding ABC transporter permease: MTRRNMIHVIRAPEELILYFSLPIMFVLVFGYVFGSGMQVPGGGNYREFLLPGVFVMTMLYGLGATATGVALDLSRGVVDRFRSMPMARSALMTGRSAADLLRALLEMATLLVCGLLVGWQWREGVGRALLAVGLLLLLRVSITWIGIYLALLVRNPDTVGVIVFPAAFPLTAISNVFVSPELMPPWIGAISEWNPLSATVAAIRQLFGNPGLGGDSWPAENAMLLAVVWPVLLIATFAPLAVRRYQRLSR; encoded by the coding sequence ATGACCAGGCGCAACATGATCCACGTGATCCGTGCGCCGGAGGAGCTGATCCTCTACTTCTCGCTGCCGATCATGTTCGTGCTCGTCTTCGGCTACGTGTTCGGCAGCGGCATGCAGGTGCCGGGCGGCGGCAACTATCGCGAGTTCCTGCTGCCCGGGGTCTTCGTGATGACGATGCTGTACGGGCTTGGCGCCACCGCGACCGGCGTGGCGCTCGACCTCAGTCGGGGTGTCGTGGACCGGTTCCGGTCGATGCCGATGGCGCGTTCCGCCCTCATGACCGGCCGCAGTGCCGCCGATCTGCTCCGCGCCCTGCTGGAGATGGCCACCCTGCTGGTCTGTGGCCTGCTCGTCGGGTGGCAGTGGCGAGAGGGCGTGGGCCGGGCGTTGCTCGCCGTCGGGCTCCTCCTACTGCTGCGGGTCTCGATCACCTGGATCGGCATCTACCTGGCGTTGCTGGTCCGCAATCCGGACACGGTCGGCGTGATCGTCTTCCCGGCGGCGTTCCCGCTCACCGCGATCTCCAACGTGTTCGTGTCGCCCGAGCTCATGCCGCCGTGGATCGGCGCGATCTCGGAGTGGAACCCGCTGTCGGCCACCGTCGCGGCGATCCGCCAACTGTTCGGCAATCCGGGCCTGGGTGGCGACTCCTGGCCGGCAGAGAACGCGATGCTGTTGGCGGTGGTGTGGCCAGTGCTGCTGATCGCGACGTTCGCTCCGCTGGCAGTGCGCCGCTACCAGCGGCTGAGTCGCTGA